A single region of the Polyodon spathula isolate WHYD16114869_AA chromosome 5, ASM1765450v1, whole genome shotgun sequence genome encodes:
- the LOC121315611 gene encoding growth/differentiation factor 6-A-like — protein MDLMKAAALLLWFSLCFGVFLEAAVLGSAQYPRADDNGLSLHLDDRNQGEPVLTFRNEDQRNDTVVPHEYMISLYRTLSEIGKRGLNVSLFRTRKHANTVTSFVDQGNDKPSTELGQRYLFNMSTLSKQDELVGAELRILRKTPSNLPSSLSRGGNLYLILLYSCQEGNDGQHLLDSRTMDILDIESSKWEVFDVWGIMSGQKHELENLLCFDLVVVSESSKEPSYPQDLGFSGHALQTQEKALLVTFTHTRKKENLFREIRDKVKSMDRLDFLGPPDPGQESHSKHRRRRRAISTRSVGSGGRGNGKRSKTRCSRKPLQVNFKELGWDDWIIAPLDYEAYHCEGICDFPLRSHLEPTNHAIIQTLMNSMDPESTPPSCCIPSKLSPISILYIDSGNNVVYKQYEDMVVESCGCR, from the exons ATGGATCTAATGAAGGCTGCGGCTCTTCTGCTATGGTTTTCGCTCTGCTTTGGGGTTTTCCTTGAAGCTGCAGTGCTTGGATCAGCGCAGTACCCAAGAGCTGATGATAATGGACTAAGTTTACATCTGGATGACCGAAATCAGGGGGAACCGGTTCTAACCTTCAGAAATGAGGATCAGAGAAATGACACAGTGGTTCCTCACGAGTACATGATATCTCTCTACAGAACCTTGTCGGAGATCGGGAAAAGGGGGTTGAATGTCAGTCTTTTTCGTACCAGAAAGCATGCCAATACTGTAACCAGCTTTGTAGATCAAGGAAACG ATAAACCTTCCACTGAGCTGGGCCAGAGGTATTTGTTTAATATGTCCACTTTATCTAAGCAAGATGAGTTAGTGGGAGCAGAGCTGCGGATTTTGAGGAAAACTCCCTCGAACCTACCTTCTTCTTTATCCAGAGGTGGGAATCTTTATCTCATCCTTCTATATTCTTGCCAGGAGGGAAATGACGGACAGCACTTGCTTGATTCTAGAACTATGGACATATTGGATATAGAATCCTCAAAATGGGAAGTGTTTGATGTTTGGGGGATCATGAGCGGCCAGAAACATGAGCTAGAGAATCTTTTGTGTTTCGACTTGGTTGTCGTTTCAGAATCTTCTAAGGAGCCATCCTACCCTCAGGATCTGGGGTTCAGCGGCCATGCATTGCAAACTCAAGAAAAGGCGCTGTTGGTGACTTTTACCCacaccagaaaaaaagagaaTCTTTTTAGGGAGATCAGAGATAAAGTGAAATCCATGGATAGGCTGGATTTCCTgggtcctccagatcctggccAAGAATCCCACAGCAAGCATCGGCGGAGAAGAAGGGCAATCTCTACAAGGTCTGTTGGCAGTGGAGGGAGAGGCAACGGGAAAAGATCAAAAACACGCTGCAGTCGGAAACCTCTCCAAGTTAATTTCAAGGAGCTAGGCTGGGATGATTGGATTATAGCCCCTTTGGATTACGAGGCATACCATTGTGAGGGAATTTGCGATTTCCCATTGAGGTCTCACCTAGAACCTACAAACCATGCGATTATCCAAACCTTGATGAACTCCATGGACCCAGAATCAACGCCGCCTAGTTGCTGCATCCCATCCAAACTGAGCCCCatcagtattttatacatagaCTCAGGGAACAACGTGGTGTACAAGCAATACGAGGACATGGTGGTCGAATCCTGTGGCTGCAGGTAG